One genomic window of Sphingomonas sp. C3-2 includes the following:
- the purF gene encoding amidophosphoribosyltransferase — protein sequence MLTTNPFDDDKLREECGIFGISGADTASAVVALGLHALQHRGQEAAGITSFDGNHFHTHRAMGHVAGNFDRDEVIRGLPGRVACGHVRYSTTGETSLRNVQPLFADLASGGFAIAHNGNISNAMKLRRDLVRRGSIFQSTSDTETIIHLVATSAYRTLLDKFIDALKQVEGAYSLIVMTPEGMIACRDPLGIRPLVMGKLDKAYIFASETVALDVVGAEYVRSVEPGEMVVVRDGEIQSMHPFDKVGARPCIFEHVYFSRPDSIVDGSSVYSVRKAIGAELAIEGPVDADLVIPVPDSGVPAAIGYAQQSGIPFELGIIRSHYVGRTFIQPGDKVRHLGVKLKHNANRALIAGQRVVLIDDSIVRGTTSLKIVQMMREAGAKEVHMRIASPPTKHSCFYGVDTPERAKLLAARMDLEAMRQFIQADSLSFISIEGLYRALGENNRASGSPQYCDACFTGDYPTTLTDQDDLGPDDQFSLIAERVN from the coding sequence ATGCTTACCACCAATCCTTTCGACGACGACAAACTCCGCGAGGAGTGCGGTATTTTCGGCATTTCCGGTGCGGATACCGCCTCTGCCGTGGTGGCCCTTGGCCTCCATGCGCTGCAACATCGCGGGCAGGAAGCCGCTGGCATCACCAGTTTTGACGGCAACCATTTCCACACCCACCGGGCCATGGGCCATGTTGCTGGCAATTTCGACCGCGACGAAGTGATCCGTGGCCTTCCCGGCCGTGTCGCGTGCGGCCATGTCCGCTATTCCACGACCGGAGAAACCTCGCTGCGCAACGTGCAGCCACTGTTCGCCGATCTTGCCTCGGGCGGCTTTGCGATCGCACATAACGGCAATATCTCGAATGCGATGAAGCTGCGCCGCGATCTCGTGCGTCGTGGTTCAATCTTCCAGTCGACCTCCGACACCGAAACGATCATCCACCTGGTCGCCACGTCGGCGTACCGCACGCTGCTCGACAAGTTCATCGATGCGCTGAAGCAGGTCGAAGGCGCCTATTCGCTCATCGTCATGACCCCGGAAGGCATGATTGCCTGCCGCGATCCGCTGGGCATCCGCCCGCTGGTGATGGGCAAGCTCGACAAGGCCTATATCTTCGCGTCGGAAACCGTGGCGCTCGACGTTGTCGGCGCTGAATATGTCCGCAGCGTCGAGCCCGGTGAAATGGTCGTGGTGCGCGACGGTGAAATCCAGTCGATGCACCCGTTCGACAAGGTCGGTGCCCGTCCCTGCATCTTCGAACATGTCTATTTCTCGCGTCCCGATTCGATCGTCGACGGCTCGTCGGTCTATTCGGTCCGCAAGGCGATCGGCGCCGAACTCGCGATCGAAGGGCCGGTCGATGCCGATCTCGTCATCCCCGTTCCGGATTCGGGCGTTCCCGCCGCGATCGGCTACGCCCAGCAATCGGGCATCCCGTTCGAACTGGGCATCATCCGCTCGCACTATGTCGGCCGCACCTTCATCCAGCCGGGTGACAAGGTTCGCCACCTCGGCGTGAAGCTGAAGCACAACGCCAATCGTGCGCTCATCGCTGGGCAGCGCGTCGTGCTGATCGACGATTCGATCGTACGCGGCACCACGTCGCTCAAGATCGTGCAGATGATGCGCGAAGCCGGCGCGAAGGAAGTGCATATGCGCATCGCCAGCCCGCCGACCAAGCATAGCTGCTTCTACGGCGTCGACACGCCCGAACGCGCAAAGCTGCTCGCCGCGCGGATGGATCTTGAGGCAATGCGCCAGTTCATCCAGGCCGACAGCCTGTCCTTCATCTCGATCGAGGGGCTGTACCGGGCACTGGGCGAAAATAACCGCGCTTCCGGCAGCCCGCAATATTGCGATGCCTGCTTCACCGGCGATTATCCCACGACGCTGACCGATCAGGACGATCTGGGCCCTGACGACCAGTTCTCGCTGATCGCGGAGCGCGTAAACTAA
- a CDS encoding SDR family NAD(P)-dependent oxidoreductase has translation MSAKPLEGKLALVTGASRGIGAATAEALAAAGAHVILTARTTGGLEEVEERIHSAGGHATIAPLDLTEGDSIARLATAISGRWDALDVLVLNAAMLGTLTPVTAIDAKEFNKILTLNLLSQQAMLTAFDPMLRKSSNARVFAVTSSVGAAPRAYWGAYGASKAALETLVLAYGEEVKNISNIRTAIIDPGATATAMRAKAFPGEDVSTIKQPGAVGSRIAALAAQDLETGYRERVEA, from the coding sequence ATGTCGGCAAAACCGCTCGAGGGTAAACTTGCACTTGTCACCGGCGCCAGCCGCGGCATCGGCGCGGCGACGGCGGAGGCGCTGGCCGCTGCCGGCGCGCATGTGATCTTGACGGCGCGTACGACCGGTGGGCTTGAAGAGGTTGAGGAACGCATCCACAGCGCGGGCGGCCACGCCACCATCGCGCCGCTCGACCTGACCGAAGGCGACAGCATCGCACGCCTCGCCACGGCGATCTCGGGTCGCTGGGACGCGCTTGACGTCCTCGTGCTCAACGCCGCGATGCTCGGCACGCTCACCCCGGTGACGGCTATCGACGCCAAGGAATTCAACAAGATCCTCACGCTCAACCTGTTGTCGCAACAGGCGATGCTGACCGCGTTCGATCCCATGCTGCGCAAAAGCTCCAATGCCCGCGTCTTCGCGGTCACGTCCAGCGTCGGAGCCGCACCGCGCGCCTATTGGGGGGCTTATGGCGCCTCGAAGGCCGCACTCGAAACGCTGGTTCTCGCTTATGGCGAAGAGGTGAAGAACATCTCCAACATCCGCACCGCGATCATCGATCCCGGCGCCACCGCCACCGCCATGCGCGCCAAGGCGTTTCCGGGTGAGGATGTCAGCACGATCAAGCAGCCCGGCGCCGTGGGCAGCCGAATCGCCGCCCTCGCCGCACAGGATCTGGAAACCGGATACCGCGAGCGCGTCGAAGCCTGA
- a CDS encoding 2-oxoacid:ferredoxin oxidoreductase subunit beta, whose amino-acid sequence MNEMTKIGTPKDWETDQEVRWCPGCGDYAILKAVQRTMPELGVRPEDTVFISGIGCSSRFPYYMETYGFHTIHGRAPAIATGVKLANPALDVWIITGDGDALSIGGNHTMHLLRRNLDCQILLFNNEIYGLTKGQYSPTSRLGTRSPSTPFGSVDRPASPCAFALGAGARFVARGIDVHKKLPDVLKAAHAHKGAAFVEIFQNCIVYNDDVFAPFTDKANAPEAQLWLEHGQPMLFANGTRGLKLNLDRLHLDVVEVTDGDWESAGVQVHDVVNRSVAHMLVELPFGSFPMALGVIYDDPRPTFETAVAAQNAEASTGKAADLQKLLSKGQTWMVEKEPRTE is encoded by the coding sequence ATGAACGAGATGACGAAGATCGGCACGCCCAAGGATTGGGAAACGGATCAGGAGGTTCGCTGGTGCCCCGGCTGCGGCGATTATGCAATATTGAAGGCCGTGCAGCGGACCATGCCTGAACTCGGCGTGCGCCCGGAGGACACGGTGTTCATCTCGGGCATCGGCTGTTCCAGCCGCTTTCCCTATTATATGGAAACCTATGGCTTCCACACCATCCATGGCCGCGCGCCGGCGATTGCGACGGGGGTGAAGCTCGCCAATCCGGCGCTCGATGTCTGGATCATCACGGGGGATGGTGATGCGCTGTCGATCGGCGGCAATCACACCATGCACCTGCTGCGTCGCAATCTCGACTGCCAGATCCTGTTGTTCAACAACGAGATTTACGGGCTGACCAAGGGGCAATATTCGCCCACGTCACGGCTTGGCACGCGTTCCCCCTCGACGCCCTTCGGATCGGTCGACCGGCCCGCGAGTCCGTGCGCCTTTGCGCTGGGGGCAGGGGCGCGTTTTGTGGCGCGCGGGATCGACGTGCACAAGAAGCTGCCCGATGTGCTGAAGGCCGCGCACGCGCATAAAGGCGCCGCCTTTGTCGAGATATTCCAGAACTGTATCGTCTATAACGACGATGTCTTCGCACCCTTCACAGACAAGGCGAATGCGCCCGAAGCGCAGCTATGGCTTGAGCATGGGCAGCCGATGCTTTTCGCCAATGGCACGCGCGGATTGAAGCTCAACCTCGATCGTCTGCACCTTGACGTGGTCGAGGTAACGGACGGTGACTGGGAAAGTGCCGGGGTTCAGGTGCACGACGTCGTCAACCGATCGGTGGCGCACATGCTGGTGGAACTGCCCTTTGGCAGCTTCCCGATGGCCTTGGGCGTGATCTATGACGATCCACGCCCCACCTTCGAAACGGCGGTTGCCGCGCAAAATGCCGAGGCGTCCACCGGCAAGGCGGCCGATCTTCAAAAACTGCTGAGCAAGGGGCAAACCTGGATGGTCGAGAAGGAGCCCCGGACCGAATAG
- a CDS encoding 2-oxoacid:acceptor oxidoreductase subunit alpha, producing MASAVHEAGPQEAASSPEPDAVVVRFAGDSGDGMQLTGGQFTLSTALAGNDLATFPDFPAEIRAPQGTTFGVSAFQINFGSTSVETAGDAPDVLIAMNPAALKTNVGVLKPGGLIIADEGEFGARNLAKAGYAENPLDDGSLARWNLIRFNISQLTLEAVKPFGLGNKEALRCKNMWTLGLALWMFGRDRKPIIDWLHAKFAKAPELAEANIAALNAGHAYGETAEIGGDFADAGFRQHHIAPAPVEPGLYRTVTGAESVSLGLVAGARLAGLPMFFGGYPITPASAILHHLSRLKEFGVTTFQAEDEIAAIASAIGASYAGSLGVTSSSGPGIALKTEAIGLAIMTELPLVIVNSQRGGPSTGLPTKTEQSDLYQAVYGRNGDAPLAVIAARSPADAFDCAIEACRIATQYMTPVMLLTDGYIANAAEPWKVPDMDGYAPFPVQFLDHAPEGGFQAYARDERLKRPWVRPGTPELMHRIGGIEKAVGTGHIDYSPANHQAMTDIRRNKILGIADSIGDQQVCLGEAQGRLAMVGWGSTFGPIHQAVRRQRAKGQDVSHIHLRHIWPLPHNLGDLLRGFDRIIVPEMNSGQLKTLLRDQFLVDARSLSKVSGQPFRIAEIEAAIEEALA from the coding sequence ATGGCATCCGCAGTCCATGAGGCAGGTCCGCAAGAGGCCGCTTCAAGTCCCGAACCCGATGCCGTTGTCGTCCGCTTTGCGGGGGACAGTGGGGACGGCATGCAGCTTACGGGCGGGCAGTTTACCTTGTCCACGGCACTGGCCGGAAACGACCTTGCCACCTTCCCCGATTTCCCCGCCGAGATCAGGGCCCCGCAGGGAACCACCTTTGGCGTATCGGCCTTCCAGATCAATTTCGGATCGACATCGGTAGAGACGGCGGGCGACGCGCCCGATGTCCTGATCGCGATGAACCCGGCTGCGCTGAAGACCAATGTCGGCGTGCTGAAGCCGGGCGGGCTGATCATCGCCGATGAGGGCGAGTTCGGCGCGCGTAACCTGGCCAAGGCGGGCTATGCCGAAAATCCGCTGGACGATGGTTCGCTCGCGCGCTGGAACCTCATCCGGTTCAATATTTCGCAGCTGACGCTCGAGGCCGTCAAGCCGTTCGGGCTGGGCAACAAGGAAGCGTTGCGCTGCAAGAATATGTGGACGCTGGGCCTGGCGCTGTGGATGTTCGGGCGGGACCGCAAGCCGATCATCGACTGGCTCCATGCCAAGTTCGCCAAGGCACCCGAACTGGCCGAGGCGAATATCGCCGCGCTCAATGCGGGGCATGCCTATGGCGAAACGGCGGAGATCGGCGGCGATTTCGCCGATGCCGGATTTCGCCAGCATCATATTGCGCCGGCCCCCGTCGAGCCGGGGCTGTACCGCACGGTCACCGGCGCGGAATCGGTTTCGCTGGGGCTGGTGGCAGGCGCCAGGCTCGCGGGATTGCCGATGTTCTTCGGCGGTTATCCGATCACGCCGGCGTCGGCGATCCTGCATCATTTGTCGCGGTTGAAGGAATTCGGGGTCACCACCTTTCAGGCGGAGGACGAGATTGCGGCCATCGCCTCGGCCATCGGCGCATCCTATGCCGGGTCATTGGGGGTGACATCGTCCTCGGGGCCGGGCATCGCCCTGAAGACCGAGGCGATTGGGCTTGCGATCATGACCGAGCTGCCGCTGGTGATCGTCAATTCGCAGCGCGGCGGGCCGTCGACCGGGCTGCCCACCAAGACCGAGCAATCCGATCTGTACCAGGCGGTCTATGGCCGCAACGGGGATGCCCCGCTCGCGGTGATCGCAGCGCGCTCCCCGGCGGATGCGTTCGACTGCGCGATCGAGGCGTGCCGGATTGCCACGCAATATATGACGCCGGTGATGCTGTTGACCGACGGCTATATCGCCAATGCGGCTGAGCCGTGGAAAGTGCCCGATATGGACGGTTATGCGCCGTTTCCGGTCCAGTTCCTCGATCATGCGCCCGAAGGCGGGTTTCAGGCCTATGCCCGCGATGAAAGGCTGAAACGCCCCTGGGTGCGGCCCGGGACGCCCGAACTGATGCACCGTATCGGCGGCATCGAAAAGGCGGTGGGGACGGGGCATATCGATTATTCGCCGGCCAATCACCAGGCGATGACCGATATCCGCCGCAACAAGATCCTCGGCATCGCGGACAGCATCGGCGACCAGCAGGTCTGTTTGGGCGAGGCGCAGGGCAGGCTGGCGATGGTGGGGTGGGGATCGACCTTTGGCCCGATCCATCAGGCGGTGCGCCGACAACGCGCCAAGGGGCAGGATGTCAGCCATATCCATCTCCGCCATATCTGGCCGCTGCCGCACAATCTGGGCGATCTGCTGCGCGGGTTCGATCGGATTATCGTGCCCGAGATGAACAGCGGCCAGTTGAAGACGCTGTTGCGCGATCAGTTCCTCGTCGATGCCCGCTCGCTCAGCAAGGTCAGCGGGCAGCCCTTCCGCATCGCCGAAATCGAGGCCGCCATTGAGGAGGCGCTGGCATGA
- a CDS encoding alpha/beta hydrolase, translated as MTQAYTRPDTKAFLTYLNAMPGPRMHELPPADARQAMRAMRDVADAPIGDLAVMRDLMIPGSGGPIPARLFDARESRAPGPVIVFFHGGGWVLGDLDTHAPFCAEAARVLDLPVVAVDYRLAPEHVWPAAPDDCEAAARWVASAPEALGRGVTSLVLAGDSAGGNLTIVTAMALRDRPAAVPVIVQFPIYPATDFSRPYDSHDAFADGHLLTDEAMQWFGNQYAADPGHVRSSPLLGDLADLPPALVLTASLDPLRDQGRAYASALVEAGIPVIYREAKGNIHGFINLARGIPSSVGDIAGALAVLKQLVNEAEAGRTMMQAAAE; from the coding sequence GTGACCCAAGCCTATACCCGACCCGACACCAAGGCCTTTCTCACCTATCTCAACGCCATGCCGGGTCCGCGCATGCACGAATTGCCGCCTGCCGATGCGCGTCAGGCGATGCGCGCCATGCGCGATGTGGCCGACGCGCCGATCGGCGATCTGGCGGTGATGCGCGATCTCATGATCCCCGGTTCCGGCGGCCCGATCCCCGCGCGGCTGTTCGACGCGCGGGAAAGCCGCGCGCCCGGCCCGGTCATCGTTTTCTTTCACGGCGGCGGCTGGGTACTGGGCGATCTCGACACCCATGCTCCTTTCTGTGCCGAGGCTGCCCGCGTGCTCGACCTGCCCGTCGTCGCCGTCGATTACCGGCTGGCGCCCGAACATGTCTGGCCGGCCGCGCCCGACGATTGCGAGGCTGCCGCGCGCTGGGTGGCGTCCGCCCCCGAAGCGCTTGGCCGCGGCGTGACGTCGCTCGTCCTCGCCGGCGACAGTGCGGGGGGCAACCTCACCATCGTCACCGCCATGGCGCTGCGCGATCGTCCGGCGGCGGTTCCGGTGATTGTTCAGTTCCCCATCTATCCGGCAACCGATTTCTCGCGCCCTTATGACAGTCATGACGCTTTTGCGGACGGGCATCTGCTGACCGACGAGGCGATGCAGTGGTTCGGCAATCAATATGCCGCCGATCCCGGCCATGTCCGCTCGTCGCCCCTGCTCGGCGATCTTGCCGATCTCCCCCCGGCACTCGTCCTGACCGCAAGCCTCGATCCGCTGCGCGATCAGGGACGCGCCTATGCGTCGGCTTTGGTCGAGGCTGGAATTCCCGTGATTTATCGTGAGGCCAAGGGTAATATCCATGGTTTCATCAACCTTGCCCGTGGCATCCCTTCGTCGGTCGGCGACATCGCTGGCGCGCTTGCCGTGCTGAAACAGCTCGTCAACGAAGCGGAAGCCGGGCGCACCATGATGCAGGCTGCCGCTGAATGA
- a CDS encoding RNA pyrophosphohydrolase, which yields MTEFDHLPYRPCAGVMLVNHANLVFVGQRIDNPEDAWQMPQGGIDPGEEAEAAAIRELGEETGVSAGLVDILARTREDLVYDLPPELVGKVWKGRFRGQRQSWFLARFNGADSDIDIQTAHPEFRAWRWVEPVQLPSLIVPFKRKLYEDIVTEFSPYLAA from the coding sequence ATGACCGAATTCGATCACCTTCCCTATCGCCCCTGTGCCGGCGTGATGCTCGTCAATCACGCCAATCTCGTCTTTGTGGGGCAACGGATCGATAATCCGGAAGATGCCTGGCAGATGCCGCAGGGCGGTATCGATCCAGGCGAAGAGGCCGAGGCGGCCGCGATCCGCGAACTGGGGGAAGAAACCGGGGTTTCCGCAGGCCTTGTCGATATCCTCGCCCGCACGCGCGAAGACCTTGTCTATGATCTGCCGCCCGAACTGGTCGGCAAGGTCTGGAAGGGCCGGTTTCGCGGCCAGCGCCAGAGCTGGTTCCTCGCCCGTTTCAATGGCGCGGACAGCGATATCGACATCCAGACCGCGCATCCCGAATTCCGCGCATGGCGCTGGGTGGAACCGGTGCAGCTTCCCAGCCTGATCGTTCCGTTCAAACGCAAGCTGTACGAAGATATCGTCACCGAATTCTCTCCCTATCTCGCCGCATAG
- a CDS encoding PAS domain-containing protein, with protein MSPEEAVREAKLHEYGIFGTPPEKPFDDIAEFAAELCECPIAIVNLVGTERQWFKAIRGLDAREAPTRNSFCAHAMHEKTLMTVEDARLDPRFSAHPFVTGAPHIRFYAGVPLTSPEGFPLGALCVIDTKPRAPLNALQTQGLNVLAAQVMNMLELRRRLLRKEEEDRHLAETDQKFRLIADTMPQMVWSTTAEGRVDFYNSRWYEFTGASRQDAFDVAVPPMFHPDDRERVRRAWHAALAEGGSYAIEYRLRHHSGDYRWTTSRALPLRDREGSVTRWLGTTTDIHDTRLALEERELVAQELNHRIKNIFAVIAGLINLSARKHPEFSALAEDLRDRVTALARAHDYVRKPHGTAAEETRTRTSLHGMLGELFAPYNDAQSGRISIEGDDTEIDDRSATPIALHFHELATNAAKYGALSAPGGKVRVRIIADPANCTIQWQETGGPPVTTPPTREGFGAQLIRLSGEHQLRGTIARDWHPEGLRLAISIPLESLSRT; from the coding sequence TTGAGCCCCGAAGAAGCCGTTCGCGAAGCCAAACTTCATGAATATGGAATATTCGGGACTCCCCCTGAAAAGCCGTTCGACGACATTGCTGAGTTCGCGGCCGAATTATGCGAATGCCCGATCGCAATCGTGAACCTCGTGGGCACCGAACGCCAATGGTTCAAGGCGATCCGGGGGCTCGACGCCCGCGAGGCCCCCACCCGCAATTCGTTCTGCGCGCATGCCATGCACGAAAAAACGCTCATGACGGTCGAGGATGCGCGGCTGGACCCACGCTTCAGCGCGCACCCCTTCGTCACCGGCGCACCGCATATCCGCTTTTATGCGGGCGTGCCGCTCACCTCGCCCGAAGGCTTTCCGCTCGGCGCACTCTGCGTGATCGACACCAAGCCCCGCGCGCCGCTCAACGCGCTGCAGACGCAAGGGCTGAACGTGCTCGCGGCGCAGGTGATGAACATGCTCGAACTCCGCCGCCGCCTGCTCCGCAAGGAAGAGGAAGACCGGCATCTGGCGGAAACCGACCAGAAATTCCGCCTCATCGCAGACACGATGCCCCAGATGGTCTGGTCCACCACGGCAGAGGGACGTGTCGATTTCTACAATAGCCGCTGGTACGAATTCACTGGCGCTTCCCGGCAGGACGCCTTTGATGTCGCCGTGCCGCCCATGTTCCACCCCGATGACCGGGAACGCGTACGCCGTGCCTGGCACGCGGCCCTCGCCGAGGGCGGTTCCTATGCCATCGAATATCGGCTGCGCCATCACAGCGGCGATTATCGCTGGACGACATCGCGCGCTCTGCCCCTCCGCGATCGGGAGGGCAGCGTGACACGCTGGCTCGGCACCACGACCGATATCCACGACACAAGGCTGGCGCTCGAGGAACGCGAGTTGGTGGCGCAGGAACTGAACCACCGGATCAAGAATATTTTTGCGGTAATCGCGGGGCTGATCAACCTTTCCGCGCGCAAGCATCCAGAGTTTTCGGCGTTGGCAGAGGATCTGCGCGATCGGGTGACCGCGCTTGCCCGCGCGCATGATTATGTCCGCAAACCGCACGGTACGGCGGCCGAAGAAACGCGAACGCGAACCAGCCTGCATGGCATGCTGGGGGAATTGTTCGCGCCCTATAACGACGCACAATCCGGCCGCATTTCGATAGAGGGCGACGACACCGAGATCGACGACCGTTCCGCCACCCCCATCGCGCTTCATTTTCATGAACTTGCCACCAACGCCGCCAAATACGGCGCCTTGTCCGCCCCGGGCGGAAAGGTTCGTGTCCGGATCATCGCCGATCCCGCCAACTGCACCATCCAGTGGCAGGAAACCGGCGGCCCCCCGGTCACCACTCCGCCCACGCGCGAAGGTTTTGGGGCGCAGCTTATCCGCCTGAGCGGAGAGCATCAGCTGCGCGGCACGATCGCGCGCGACTGGCACCCTGAAGGGTTAAGGCTTGCGATTTCTATCCCGCTGGAATCGCTGTCGCGAACCTAG
- a CDS encoding nuclear transport factor 2 family protein: protein MHTAIEDLFDRYEKHTNAALAGSPNMDAILDMYDAAFIGSSPIGVMAGTNDKDFHKALAAGFERNRQIGARRMEIENLRIEQVDAIHALAHIDWRAIYDSKASSKIIAFSNAYLVRIENGQARIFGWITGDENAVLRKHGII, encoded by the coding sequence ATGCACACCGCAATCGAAGATCTTTTCGACCGCTATGAAAAGCACACAAATGCGGCATTGGCGGGCAGCCCGAACATGGACGCGATCCTCGATATGTATGACGCGGCGTTTATCGGATCGTCACCCATAGGCGTCATGGCGGGCACCAACGACAAGGATTTTCACAAGGCGCTTGCCGCTGGTTTCGAGCGCAATCGCCAGATCGGCGCGAGACGTATGGAGATCGAAAACCTGCGCATAGAGCAGGTCGACGCAATCCATGCGCTCGCCCATATCGATTGGCGCGCAATCTATGACAGCAAAGCATCCTCGAAAATAATCGCCTTTTCGAATGCCTATCTGGTCCGCATCGAAAATGGGCAGGCACGCATATTCGGATGGATCACCGGCGATGAAAACGCTGTGCTGCGCAAGCACGGCATCATTTGA
- a CDS encoding response regulator, with translation MQRRVLIVEDEILVALDLEWRLNDMGAEVVAIAADRKDALAYAEKVDLALVDVNLRDGATGPDIGRELASRYGVAVVFVTANPAQIGSGLDGAIGVMTKPFTCKSLGAMMDYVDQRTEARGEHPPVFH, from the coding sequence ATGCAACGCCGCGTACTTATCGTCGAAGATGAAATATTGGTCGCCCTCGATCTCGAATGGCGTCTCAACGATATGGGCGCAGAGGTTGTGGCGATCGCGGCGGATCGCAAGGATGCGCTCGCCTATGCAGAAAAAGTAGATCTTGCGCTGGTCGACGTCAATCTGCGTGACGGCGCGACCGGCCCGGATATCGGGCGGGAACTGGCAAGCCGTTACGGCGTCGCGGTGGTGTTCGTGACCGCCAATCCGGCGCAGATCGGGAGCGGGCTTGATGGCGCGATCGGTGTGATGACCAAGCCCTTCACCTGTAAAAGCCTTGGCGCGATGATGGATTATGTCGATCAGCGAACCGAAGCGCGCGGGGAACATCCACCCGTATTCCATTAA
- a CDS encoding DUF481 domain-containing protein, with product MISTNRLVVPALFLTALASATAQATLPDPARVMVEAALAGGDDAEIATVQKYAQKAWPENAAEIEAQVNAWRTAKTAAALAVASPETNTTDAGTTANTKTAEADEKQRAERKPVPWKGKGELGGYLAKGNSDYFGINAGVSLKHEGEIWRQTVKAQADYQENDGEATRQRFVFAYQPNLRVNDRTYVYGLTQYEHDRFLGYDSRYSLSTGIGYRSPTDKKVSLELEAGPAYRFTNFVDGGSESTPAARGSISLEWKLAPTLTFAQNAAAYLDGLNNTVNTTSALNAKLFGPLSARLSYNVQYESAPPDGKETTDTMSRVSLVYDF from the coding sequence ATGATTTCAACCAACCGACTTGTCGTCCCCGCCCTGTTCCTGACCGCCCTTGCCTCCGCAACCGCGCAGGCCACCCTGCCCGATCCCGCGCGCGTGATGGTCGAGGCGGCGCTGGCCGGCGGCGATGACGCCGAGATCGCGACCGTCCAGAAATATGCGCAAAAGGCGTGGCCGGAAAATGCCGCCGAGATCGAGGCACAGGTCAATGCCTGGCGCACGGCCAAAACCGCAGCGGCGCTCGCAGTTGCCTCTCCCGAAACCAACACGACCGATGCGGGCACCACCGCCAATACGAAGACGGCCGAAGCCGACGAGAAACAGCGCGCTGAACGCAAGCCCGTCCCATGGAAGGGCAAGGGTGAGCTGGGCGGCTATCTGGCCAAGGGCAATTCGGATTATTTCGGGATCAATGCTGGAGTCTCGCTCAAGCATGAGGGCGAGATCTGGCGCCAGACGGTAAAGGCGCAGGCCGATTATCAGGAGAATGACGGGGAGGCGACACGCCAGCGGTTCGTTTTCGCGTATCAGCCCAATTTACGCGTCAACGACCGAACCTATGTCTACGGCCTCACCCAATATGAACATGACCGGTTTCTCGGCTATGACAGCCGCTATTCGCTGTCGACCGGGATTGGGTATCGAAGCCCCACCGACAAGAAGGTAAGCCTCGAACTGGAAGCAGGCCCGGCTTATCGTTTCACCAATTTCGTCGATGGCGGTTCGGAATCAACGCCTGCCGCGCGCGGATCGATAAGCCTCGAATGGAAACTGGCGCCCACGCTCACTTTTGCGCAGAACGCCGCCGCCTATCTCGACGGTCTCAATAACACGGTGAACACAACCAGCGCGCTCAATGCCAAGCTGTTCGGACCGCTTTCCGCGCGGCTCAGCTACAACGTCCAGTACGAAAGCGCCCCGCCCGATGGCAAGGAAACCACCGACACGATGAGCCGTGTCTCGCTCGTCTATGATTTCTGA
- a CDS encoding DUF1467 family protein, with the protein MKWTSVVAIYLLFWVMSAFVVLPFGVKTHDEAGVPKIPGQADSAPANFRPGRVIAYTTIVSAVAFALFYLNYMQGWITPDMFNFYER; encoded by the coding sequence ATGAAATGGACGTCGGTTGTCGCCATTTATCTTCTGTTCTGGGTGATGAGCGCCTTTGTGGTGCTGCCCTTTGGCGTGAAGACGCATGACGAGGCCGGCGTTCCGAAAATTCCGGGGCAGGCGGACAGCGCGCCCGCCAATTTCCGCCCCGGTCGCGTCATCGCCTATACCACGATCGTTTCGGCGGTTGCCTTCGCGCTTTTCTATCTGAACTATATGCAGGGCTGGATCACGCCCGATATGTTCAATTTCTACGAGCGCTGA